One genomic region from Edaphobacter dinghuensis encodes:
- a CDS encoding DMT family transporter gives MPSRRSNRLLSAVLLLMAANLLWAGQGVAVKLLSGGLEPLAIALLPIYFITILGLGILATQRNVAQKFRAAWRLRREFFLAGICGQLTAQVGMTLGVNWSSASNGAILSLLIPIFGALIAVLLLHERLSTLRIGALLLGLAGVFLLSPLHSTAGSGTRTHELAGNILIATGCLGSAFYNVYSKRLLNYFSGIETLFFSYLSTTAFSLPMLLILEPHCFNGLTQLTLTQWATFGYLAVFLYGVSMVFYLRALGTVDVIIASASLYLMPLFGVALAFSILRERLAPRSILGAAIVLFATLILFRFDYAL, from the coding sequence GTGCCTTCGCGACGGAGCAACCGCCTGCTCTCCGCAGTTCTGCTGCTGATGGCTGCAAATCTGTTGTGGGCAGGACAGGGTGTAGCGGTCAAGCTCCTCAGCGGAGGTCTAGAACCGCTGGCCATTGCGCTTCTTCCGATCTATTTCATCACCATCCTTGGCCTCGGAATTTTGGCCACGCAGAGAAACGTCGCGCAAAAGTTCAGGGCCGCGTGGAGATTGCGCCGCGAATTTTTTCTGGCTGGAATATGCGGTCAGTTGACAGCGCAAGTCGGTATGACGCTTGGTGTCAATTGGTCTTCAGCATCGAATGGAGCGATCCTCAGTCTGCTGATTCCCATCTTTGGGGCACTTATTGCCGTGTTGTTATTGCACGAGCGTCTTTCAACTCTTCGCATTGGTGCGCTGCTGCTTGGTCTCGCCGGGGTGTTTTTACTCTCGCCACTGCATAGTACAGCCGGGTCCGGAACTCGGACACACGAACTCGCAGGAAATATTCTGATCGCTACCGGCTGCCTCGGTTCCGCCTTTTACAATGTCTACTCCAAACGGCTGCTGAATTATTTCTCCGGGATCGAAACGCTGTTCTTCAGTTATCTTTCTACAACCGCCTTTAGTCTGCCCATGCTCTTGATTCTTGAGCCACATTGCTTCAACGGCCTCACGCAACTTACGCTCACTCAATGGGCTACATTTGGATATCTCGCCGTCTTCCTTTACGGAGTTTCGATGGTGTTCTACCTCAGAGCACTTGGAACTGTAGATGTCATCATTGCATCGGCATCGCTTTATCTAATGCCTCTCTTCGGAGTGGCGCTGGCCTTTAGCATTCTCAGAGAACGGCTTGCACCCCGATCGATTCTTGGAGCAGCCATCGTTCTCTTCGCGACCTTGATTCTCTTTCGATTCGATTACGCCCTCTAA
- a CDS encoding DeoR/GlpR family DNA-binding transcription regulator yields MSETAEHSRLDSIIQMLKINTSASIGEIAEACRVSQMTIRRDLQKLVEAGQVIRIPGGARIEHWRGAERSFFERLQKMSHAKQSIGSAASALIHDGESVVLDSGTTTLYVARELRVRRNVVVFTFSLSVLEELTSAEGIRVELTGGVYRSSSHDLIGHAVAKSLTSIYADIVIFGAAAISFTRGVMVHDPDAQRELLQAGKKKVLVVDSSKIGTEATYRLCGIEDCDLILTDKGISSEDLARLSRIAQVQVAE; encoded by the coding sequence ATGAGTGAAACTGCAGAACACTCTCGACTCGATTCGATCATCCAAATGTTAAAAATAAACACATCCGCTTCAATCGGTGAGATTGCAGAGGCATGTCGCGTGTCACAGATGACGATCAGGCGCGACCTCCAAAAATTAGTCGAGGCCGGCCAGGTAATTCGGATTCCGGGAGGAGCACGGATTGAACACTGGCGAGGAGCAGAGCGGAGTTTTTTTGAGCGTCTGCAGAAGATGTCACACGCCAAGCAAAGCATTGGCAGCGCGGCATCGGCGCTGATACACGATGGGGAATCCGTAGTTCTCGATTCAGGAACAACCACTCTCTATGTAGCTAGAGAGCTACGCGTGCGGCGAAATGTGGTGGTGTTCACATTTTCGCTCTCTGTTTTGGAGGAACTTACCTCTGCAGAAGGAATTCGCGTCGAACTTACCGGTGGCGTCTATCGTTCGAGTAGCCACGACCTCATCGGACATGCCGTTGCAAAGAGCCTTACCTCAATCTATGCAGACATCGTAATCTTTGGCGCCGCCGCCATATCGTTCACACGTGGAGTTATGGTTCACGATCCCGATGCACAACGTGAATTATTGCAGGCAGGTAAAAAGAAGGTTCTCGTAGTCGACAGCAGCAAGATAGGAACCGAAGCCACCTATCGTCTCTGTGGCATTGAGGATTGTGATCTGATCTTGACCGATAAAGGCATTTCCAGTGAAGACCTCGCACGATTGAGCCGAATCGCGCAGGTGCAGGTCGCCGAATGA
- a CDS encoding TonB-dependent receptor — MHCVIYTFLVSIYRRSLSSEGRMCRRALQAGTGLVLLIALIVSSYPLYAQTFYGSISGVVKDPSGAVLPGVVVTVHENNTTTEYKSVTNNVGVYHISFLKPSTYTVRFEKDGFAQYVTAGLNIVLNQELVVNGTLKLGTNSEVITVTGAASALNDTNPQMGGELNTQELVDLPESTGTKGANEFLITKSFAGASSTSQDYSNVNNLSLGGGRPVDNPIIIDGLPSNMGVDGTYGLIPTPDSTEELQVLTAPFSAQYGQSGGGAILTTTKSGTEKFHGSAFESYSSQALNALGYFTAPGAVINPSSFHYFGGSIGGPVLIPKIFDGRKHRLYFFTDWEDTLTHASSPFNTVVPTAAELNGDFSGPSPQGGPTATIYDPLTTKVVGKTTVRTPFPGNIIPKSRLDQIGLNIASFFPKPNCNLNNNNYCSNPTSVSSYLYNASRIDYNYSDYDHIWAKFSRDGPRNQPTIDIPNAANTSAFNGWTDDHYEVSWSHIFSPRISNEARFGYVSEENFSSPLPANASAIGLQGVPLTQFPSVSTTEYASFGAGSFERTRDGHYILNDAMVLQIGRHSLSVGGEFMRYAYSYYTPGVLAGKYTFSGMFTAVPGQTGIGLADMLLGLPATTTINTTNTIFHENLNYFAGYIQDDYRLSTNLTINLGLRYEFDGPFSEEHGNMYTFNPNIIDPATGKQGGIQFAGYNGAPHSLIPNIYTGILPRVGFNYCLFSNTTLRGGYGIYQLPSIGFGTTGLTSPSTVNATFQSPDGVTPAYELSQGVPAYSPNVGPNGQPLIPTSLTKPSSSVTQLPLHAVLPYLQEWQLGIQQDLGRNWIAEIDYEGNHGVHQPINLPINQIAPTANCCLGLKTAQSLRPYPQFLTISSLTNGGASAYAALLATLSHRWSNGISARAAYTWAHGLDDVDAPSRADAVFVQNYYNLHAQWGTAMTNIPQRFSLTGVYALPVGSGGRFLPHTPVVSQAIGHWKISTVAQFQMGYPYNVSQGDGLNIFSGGQYATKIGNPNIAHGSRTVQKWFNTAAFTTTPADTLGNAPRASLYGPGQNVWDLSLMRDIPLWEHAAFTFRVDAHNAFNHPQFSGLGTSLTNTKTFGTVTGAQDPRMLLIVGRLRF; from the coding sequence ATGCATTGCGTTATCTATACCTTCCTTGTCTCCATCTATCGCCGATCCCTCTCTAGCGAGGGCCGCATGTGCCGCCGGGCTCTTCAGGCAGGCACTGGTCTGGTGTTGCTGATTGCTCTTATCGTTTCTAGCTACCCCCTCTATGCCCAAACCTTTTATGGCTCGATCAGCGGCGTCGTTAAAGACCCAAGCGGAGCGGTGCTGCCGGGAGTGGTTGTTACCGTTCATGAAAACAACACCACTACCGAATACAAGTCCGTAACTAATAATGTCGGGGTCTACCACATCTCTTTTCTCAAACCGAGCACCTATACCGTTCGTTTTGAAAAAGATGGCTTTGCCCAGTACGTTACAGCCGGACTAAATATCGTTCTGAACCAGGAGTTGGTCGTCAATGGGACATTGAAGCTCGGAACAAACTCCGAGGTCATCACTGTCACCGGTGCTGCAAGTGCGCTCAACGACACTAACCCGCAGATGGGCGGGGAGCTCAACACACAGGAGCTCGTCGATCTTCCTGAAAGCACTGGCACCAAGGGTGCGAATGAGTTTCTTATTACTAAGAGCTTTGCTGGGGCTTCCAGTACCAGCCAGGATTATTCCAACGTCAACAACCTTTCGTTGGGTGGCGGAAGGCCTGTCGACAATCCCATCATCATCGACGGCCTTCCCAGCAACATGGGTGTCGATGGCACCTATGGTCTTATCCCGACGCCCGACTCCACCGAAGAGCTCCAGGTTTTAACGGCTCCTTTCTCGGCTCAGTACGGACAGAGTGGTGGTGGCGCCATCCTTACTACGACAAAGTCTGGTACCGAGAAATTTCACGGCAGCGCCTTTGAGTCTTACAGCTCTCAGGCTCTTAATGCGCTTGGCTACTTTACTGCTCCCGGTGCGGTCATCAATCCATCGTCCTTCCACTACTTTGGTGGATCAATCGGCGGCCCTGTTCTGATTCCAAAGATTTTCGACGGTCGCAAACATCGCCTCTATTTCTTCACCGATTGGGAAGACACCCTCACCCATGCAAGTTCTCCGTTCAATACAGTTGTGCCCACCGCGGCAGAACTGAACGGAGACTTCTCGGGGCCCTCGCCACAGGGAGGCCCGACTGCCACAATCTACGATCCTCTGACGACCAAAGTTGTTGGCAAGACGACTGTTCGAACACCCTTTCCGGGGAACATCATTCCTAAGTCTAGGCTCGACCAAATCGGTCTGAATATCGCATCTTTCTTTCCAAAGCCAAATTGCAATCTCAACAATAACAACTACTGTTCCAATCCCACTTCAGTCAGCAGCTACCTCTATAACGCCAGCCGCATTGACTATAACTACTCCGACTACGATCACATCTGGGCAAAGTTCTCGCGAGACGGGCCGAGGAACCAACCTACTATCGACATTCCCAACGCGGCGAATACCTCGGCATTCAATGGTTGGACTGACGATCACTACGAAGTTTCGTGGAGTCATATCTTTTCTCCCCGCATCTCCAACGAAGCCCGCTTCGGCTACGTTTCGGAGGAGAACTTCAGCTCACCATTACCCGCTAATGCAAGCGCGATCGGTCTGCAGGGTGTTCCTCTCACCCAATTTCCTTCTGTCTCGACAACGGAGTATGCCAGCTTTGGCGCAGGCTCTTTTGAGAGAACGAGAGATGGCCATTACATTCTGAACGACGCGATGGTCCTCCAGATAGGGCGCCACAGTCTCTCAGTTGGAGGCGAGTTTATGAGATACGCCTATAGCTATTACACGCCAGGCGTTCTCGCTGGAAAATATACCTTCTCAGGAATGTTTACTGCTGTGCCCGGACAGACTGGGATCGGTCTCGCCGATATGTTGCTTGGCTTGCCTGCCACCACAACGATCAACACGACGAATACGATCTTCCACGAAAATCTTAACTACTTTGCAGGCTACATCCAGGATGACTATAGGCTTTCAACAAACCTCACGATCAACCTGGGGCTGCGCTATGAGTTTGACGGTCCGTTCTCCGAAGAACATGGCAACATGTATACCTTCAATCCCAATATCATCGATCCCGCTACAGGGAAGCAGGGTGGAATTCAATTCGCGGGCTACAACGGTGCTCCCCATAGTCTCATTCCGAATATCTATACCGGAATCTTGCCGCGAGTAGGCTTCAATTACTGTCTCTTTTCCAACACCACTTTACGCGGTGGCTACGGAATTTATCAGCTTCCCAGCATTGGTTTTGGTACCACAGGACTTACTTCACCCTCTACAGTCAATGCAACCTTCCAAAGCCCTGATGGTGTTACTCCGGCTTACGAACTCTCGCAAGGGGTTCCTGCCTACTCTCCCAATGTCGGCCCCAATGGTCAGCCGCTGATACCGACCAGTCTGACCAAACCTTCATCGAGCGTCACCCAGTTGCCGCTACATGCTGTTCTTCCGTACCTACAGGAGTGGCAGTTGGGCATTCAGCAGGATCTCGGTCGTAACTGGATCGCAGAGATCGACTACGAGGGCAATCATGGTGTACATCAGCCCATTAATCTACCGATAAATCAGATCGCTCCAACAGCGAACTGTTGCCTGGGGCTGAAGACTGCTCAGAGTCTTCGTCCTTATCCCCAATTCCTTACGATCTCTAGTCTCACCAATGGCGGAGCATCGGCATATGCGGCTCTCCTCGCAACGTTGAGTCATCGCTGGAGCAACGGTATCTCGGCTCGTGCCGCCTACACGTGGGCCCATGGACTGGATGATGTCGATGCGCCATCGCGTGCCGATGCCGTATTCGTTCAGAACTATTACAACCTGCATGCGCAGTGGGGTACTGCGATGACCAATATTCCTCAGCGTTTCTCTCTCACGGGTGTCTATGCTCTGCCCGTTGGATCGGGAGGCAGATTCCTTCCGCATACGCCGGTGGTTTCTCAGGCCATTGGGCACTGGAAGATCAGCACGGTGGCCCAGTTCCAGATGGGGTATCCCTACAACGTCTCGCAGGGAGATGGTCTCAATATCTTCTCGGGAGGCCAATACGCAACGAAGATAGGCAATCCCAACATCGCCCACGGTTCGCGCACAGTACAGAAGTGGTTTAATACCGCAGC
- a CDS encoding GNAT family N-acetyltransferase — translation MGYVNYFLREQDNFVISTDPNLLDKDTVFGFLKQAKWWSGLTQESLALALHNSLCFSLLESGRQIGLARVITDCVTYAYLCDVYIVEERRGQGLGSWLIRCVLEHPNLKNLKRVALITHDAQTFYLGLDFQFTTHPNCYMERLQ, via the coding sequence GTGGGTTATGTGAATTATTTTCTCCGAGAGCAGGACAATTTTGTTATTTCCACGGACCCGAATCTCCTGGATAAGGACACAGTATTTGGGTTTCTTAAGCAGGCAAAATGGTGGTCGGGGTTGACTCAGGAATCTCTCGCCCTCGCACTGCATAACTCACTTTGCTTTTCTCTTCTTGAAAGCGGCAGGCAAATTGGTCTTGCCAGGGTGATCACCGATTGTGTCACCTACGCCTATCTATGCGATGTATACATTGTGGAAGAGCGAAGAGGGCAGGGCTTGGGATCTTGGTTGATCCGCTGCGTTTTAGAGCACCCAAACTTAAAAAATCTGAAACGAGTAGCGCTAATCACTCACGACGCTCAGACGTTTTACCTTGGTCTCGACTTTCAATTCACCACACATCCCAATTGTTATATGGAGCGTCTTCAATAG
- a CDS encoding TonB-dependent receptor, giving the protein MSAQNAGTASLQGTVTDATGAVIANAAVTLTDNATHIQRTANTANSGLYTFPNIPVGTYTLGVTNAGFQSYTQTHIVLEVGSSISVNVKMTVGATDEKVEVRSNGLALQTEDTTFKQTIDSQTMTEMPLNGRQMTGLITLSGGSTAAPAGDFTGSKYSYQTISISIAGGMGNTTMWRLDGGDNNDYMANGNLPFPFPDAVSQFSVEAAGLGAQDGMHTGGMVNVVTHSGTNTFHGSAFEFIRNNYLDATNFFSTTKDTLHQNQYGGTFGGPILKNKLFAFAAYQRTSASQSQAATKAIIPTAANLAGDFSVTDPVATAAHPVGSKTPAGSCNTVYTQLVDPLTGAALPGNKYPSAPAYNAQALALEKYLPAIDPSYDTGNCGDVSYAIPSQTSDNQFVTRVDYTINQKNNFYARYFIDGYQAPAFFSPTNILITTQSGNLQRVQSFTMGEAYTISSNIVNTAHATILRRRNNRGYNASDINATTLGVNLYQYQPNGLQLTTTNKFTIGGGTNSVSHFNDNTLAIDDDVTMVRGKHQLVFGGQWVQNQLNIANVYEGNGVFTFQGVYSSNGPNGGSSIGDANLDFLQGAMYSFQQSKEQQNALRGPIPSLYAQDTYHATSRLTLVGGLRWAPSFMPVDYFNRGIVFNMAAFLAGQVSSVYPNAPAGAFFYGDKGVSRQFTKNSPWQFSPNIGVSYDPTGNGNTVLRAGFEMAYDQVNFFTAQRNQQNPPFATAISQTQTSTSGPMSFSSPWSVGQTTTNPFPQPVIPNPATAQFFAQSQYIVLPKQFHPSYTEQWTASVQHQFAHDWQAQLQYIGSHTVHAPMGTPLSAAVFIPGVWGANGTGCTGVVLTGPAGKPAGKAGTPCSTTANQAQRFSLTIQNPAQGNQYAGGGGGSNLVADTSMANYNGLIASIQHRLSSTFSLMANYTWSKCMNINDASGDYAGGSVENPANPGMDYGPCGSDYRNVENIVLVTKSDFHFANRLTRLAANGWEFAPLVHITSGAPFNVTSGVDNSYTDVGNDRPNLVSGTSVYTHQALRSGTGSANRGYLNVAAFSQVCPSGATPLTCSGYGTYGNISRNAFRGPTAFQFDAQVSRIFPIYERLNATFRLEAFNVLNHPIFGTPTAGLSSSTFGQISGLAANTNARLFQGSIKFNF; this is encoded by the coding sequence GTGAGTGCTCAGAACGCTGGAACCGCGAGCTTGCAGGGCACAGTCACAGACGCAACCGGCGCCGTCATTGCCAACGCGGCCGTTACGCTCACCGATAACGCGACTCACATTCAGCGCACGGCCAATACGGCCAATAGTGGTCTGTACACCTTTCCCAATATTCCGGTCGGCACATATACCCTTGGCGTCACTAACGCCGGTTTCCAGAGCTATACCCAGACCCACATCGTCCTCGAAGTCGGCAGCAGCATCTCTGTCAATGTAAAGATGACGGTAGGCGCCACCGACGAGAAGGTCGAGGTCCGGTCCAACGGTCTCGCTCTCCAGACGGAAGACACTACCTTCAAGCAGACCATCGACAGTCAGACGATGACCGAGATGCCTCTCAATGGACGCCAGATGACTGGCCTCATCACTCTCTCCGGAGGCTCGACCGCGGCCCCAGCGGGTGACTTCACCGGTAGCAAATACTCTTATCAGACCATCTCCATCTCCATCGCGGGCGGTATGGGCAATACCACGATGTGGCGACTCGATGGCGGTGATAACAACGACTATATGGCCAATGGCAACCTGCCGTTTCCTTTCCCTGATGCTGTCAGTCAGTTCAGCGTAGAAGCTGCGGGGCTTGGCGCGCAGGACGGTATGCACACCGGCGGAATGGTCAACGTCGTTACCCACTCGGGAACGAATACCTTCCACGGCTCTGCCTTTGAGTTCATCCGCAATAACTACCTCGACGCCACCAACTTCTTCTCCACCACGAAAGATACCCTGCATCAGAATCAGTACGGCGGTACCTTCGGCGGTCCTATCCTCAAGAACAAGCTCTTTGCTTTCGCCGCCTATCAGCGAACCTCAGCCTCTCAGTCTCAGGCCGCAACCAAAGCCATCATCCCCACGGCTGCCAACCTCGCCGGAGATTTTTCCGTTACCGATCCGGTCGCTACCGCAGCTCACCCAGTAGGCAGCAAAACTCCCGCAGGCTCCTGCAACACCGTCTACACCCAGCTCGTCGATCCTCTTACAGGAGCGGCACTCCCAGGCAACAAATATCCCAGCGCGCCCGCCTACAATGCGCAGGCTCTCGCACTTGAGAAATATTTGCCCGCAATCGATCCTTCCTATGACACTGGCAATTGCGGTGATGTCTCCTACGCCATCCCGTCTCAAACCTCCGACAACCAGTTTGTTACCCGCGTCGACTACACCATCAATCAAAAGAACAATTTCTACGCTCGCTACTTCATCGACGGCTATCAGGCCCCGGCATTCTTCTCTCCAACCAACATTCTCATCACCACCCAGTCTGGAAACCTGCAGCGCGTCCAGAGCTTCACCATGGGCGAGGCTTACACCATCAGCAGCAACATCGTAAACACGGCTCACGCTACTATCCTGCGTCGTCGCAACAATCGTGGATATAACGCAAGCGACATCAACGCCACCACGCTGGGTGTCAATCTCTATCAATATCAACCCAACGGTCTTCAGCTAACGACAACCAACAAATTTACGATCGGCGGCGGCACTAATTCCGTCTCTCACTTCAACGACAACACACTTGCCATCGACGACGATGTCACGATGGTGCGCGGCAAACACCAGCTTGTCTTCGGAGGTCAGTGGGTTCAGAACCAACTCAATATCGCCAACGTCTACGAGGGCAACGGAGTCTTCACCTTCCAGGGTGTCTATAGCTCGAACGGACCCAACGGCGGATCGTCGATTGGTGACGCAAACCTCGACTTCCTCCAGGGAGCCATGTACTCCTTCCAGCAGAGCAAAGAACAGCAGAATGCCCTGCGTGGACCGATCCCCAGTCTCTATGCTCAGGACACGTATCACGCCACCAGCCGCCTGACACTCGTTGGCGGGCTCCGCTGGGCTCCGTCCTTTATGCCTGTTGATTACTTCAATCGCGGCATCGTCTTCAACATGGCAGCCTTCCTCGCCGGCCAGGTCAGCTCTGTCTATCCCAACGCTCCGGCTGGAGCCTTCTTCTATGGAGACAAGGGCGTCTCACGGCAGTTCACCAAGAACTCTCCCTGGCAGTTCTCTCCCAACATCGGCGTATCGTATGATCCCACTGGCAACGGCAATACCGTTTTGCGTGCCGGTTTTGAGATGGCCTACGATCAGGTCAACTTCTTCACCGCGCAGAGAAATCAGCAGAACCCACCCTTTGCCACAGCGATCAGCCAGACCCAAACCAGCACCTCAGGCCCTATGAGCTTCAGCAGCCCCTGGTCTGTTGGTCAGACCACAACCAACCCATTCCCGCAGCCCGTCATCCCCAATCCTGCTACCGCTCAGTTCTTTGCCCAGTCCCAGTACATCGTGCTGCCCAAACAATTCCACCCCTCCTATACCGAGCAGTGGACAGCCAGCGTGCAGCATCAGTTTGCTCACGACTGGCAGGCTCAGCTCCAGTACATTGGCAGCCATACCGTACACGCTCCCATGGGTACACCGCTTAGTGCGGCCGTCTTTATTCCCGGAGTCTGGGGTGCAAATGGCACCGGCTGCACCGGCGTTGTCCTGACCGGCCCTGCAGGCAAGCCCGCGGGCAAAGCCGGAACACCCTGCTCCACAACGGCGAACCAGGCTCAGCGCTTCTCTCTCACTATCCAAAATCCCGCTCAGGGAAATCAGTATGCGGGCGGCGGCGGCGGTTCTAACCTCGTTGCAGACACCAGCATGGCCAACTACAACGGCCTTATCGCCTCTATTCAGCATCGCCTCTCTTCTACCTTCAGTCTCATGGCCAACTACACATGGTCCAAGTGCATGAACATCAACGATGCCTCTGGCGATTACGCTGGCGGTAGCGTTGAAAACCCAGCCAATCCCGGTATGGACTACGGCCCCTGCGGCTCTGACTATCGCAACGTAGAAAATATCGTTCTCGTCACCAAGAGCGACTTCCACTTTGCCAATCGCCTCACCCGGCTTGCGGCAAACGGTTGGGAGTTCGCGCCATTGGTCCACATCACCAGCGGCGCGCCCTTCAACGTCACCTCCGGCGTCGATAACTCCTACACCGACGTCGGCAACGACCGCCCCAACCTCGTCTCCGGAACCTCCGTCTACACGCACCAGGCTCTCCGTTCTGGAACCGGCTCGGCGAATCGCGGTTATCTGAATGTTGCCGCCTTCTCTCAGGTCTGCCCATCCGGTGCTACACCCTTGACCTGCTCCGGATACGGCACCTACGGAAACATCAGCAGAAATGCCTTCCGCGGACCTACGGCCTTCCAGTTCGACGCGCAGGTCTCCCGTATCTTCCCCATCTACGAGAGGCTGAACGCAACCTTCCGGCTGGAAGCTTTCAACGTACTGAACCACCCCATCTTCGGTACTCCAACCGCAGGTCTCTCCTCATCCACCTTTGGCCAGATCTCGGGCCTCGCAGCTAATACCAACGCCAGGCTCTTTCAAGGGTCGATCAAGTTCAACTTCTAA
- a CDS encoding galactokinase → MSLFEDQVAAAIAPHGFFAINKPLWVARAPGRLDVMGGNVDYTGGMVLQGLLREAVWVAVQPRTDDAIRILNPGAEQFGWEPYLELRIDDLRTPEGLRLFCGQIEGSDWGCYILGALYFLKEFYGCAGGMDLFISSDLPPNKGVSSSAALEVATLKAASAAWGVSLDGIVLATAGQWVENIIVGAACGIMDQAAIVLGVENHLIPMLCQPCQPSPPVMLPADLQFWGIDSMVPRSTTGAPYETARAAAFIGYKLICQREGIDVIPTKMSGIPRWTDSRWHGYLSNLTPSEFRSKYESVLPELLSGREFLECAGEHVDPFTKVDPDRSYPVRAAVRYATEENLRVQMIRTLFESADRTRSNNSSQLIGEILYQSHVAYRECGLGSEACDELVSCALDAGFIGAKMTGGGAGGVVAILGSSGDQDAIHSVARKYAAGLDAMPHIFEGSSGGVDAFGIRTFELRIARGIL, encoded by the coding sequence ATGAGCCTCTTTGAAGATCAGGTTGCCGCTGCGATCGCACCTCACGGTTTTTTTGCTATAAACAAACCGCTGTGGGTGGCCCGTGCACCTGGTCGACTCGATGTAATGGGAGGCAATGTCGACTACACCGGGGGCATGGTTTTGCAGGGCCTTCTTCGCGAGGCCGTTTGGGTCGCAGTTCAGCCGCGAACCGATGATGCAATTCGCATCCTCAACCCTGGGGCAGAACAGTTTGGCTGGGAGCCTTACTTAGAACTTCGGATCGATGACCTTCGCACCCCAGAAGGTCTTCGTTTATTTTGTGGGCAAATAGAAGGTTCAGACTGGGGTTGTTACATATTGGGCGCGCTCTACTTCTTGAAGGAGTTCTATGGCTGTGCTGGCGGGATGGATCTATTCATCTCGTCGGATCTTCCTCCCAATAAAGGTGTAAGCTCCTCTGCTGCGCTTGAAGTTGCAACTCTCAAAGCGGCGTCAGCCGCGTGGGGAGTTTCTCTTGACGGCATTGTGCTAGCAACGGCCGGTCAGTGGGTAGAGAACATCATAGTTGGTGCGGCGTGCGGCATCATGGATCAGGCTGCGATTGTCCTGGGAGTAGAAAATCACCTTATTCCCATGCTTTGTCAGCCATGTCAGCCGTCTCCCCCTGTAATGTTGCCTGCTGATCTTCAGTTTTGGGGCATCGATTCCATGGTTCCTCGCTCGACCACCGGAGCTCCCTACGAAACTGCTCGTGCCGCAGCCTTTATCGGATACAAGCTGATCTGCCAGCGCGAAGGAATTGATGTGATTCCAACGAAGATGTCGGGAATACCGCGCTGGACCGACTCGCGGTGGCATGGCTATCTATCGAACCTCACGCCGTCGGAGTTTCGCTCAAAGTACGAAAGTGTGTTACCGGAATTGCTCAGCGGGCGTGAGTTTTTGGAATGTGCTGGAGAACATGTCGATCCGTTCACAAAAGTTGATCCTGACAGATCGTATCCCGTTCGTGCAGCAGTTCGATACGCAACCGAAGAGAATCTTCGAGTGCAAATGATACGAACACTGTTCGAATCTGCCGATAGAACTCGATCAAACAATTCGTCTCAGCTCATTGGAGAGATACTCTATCAGTCACATGTTGCTTACAGAGAATGCGGCCTCGGTTCCGAGGCTTGCGATGAACTGGTGTCATGCGCACTCGACGCCGGCTTTATCGGTGCAAAGATGACTGGTGGTGGCGCGGGCGGCGTGGTTGCGATCCTTGGTAGCTCCGGGGACCAGGACGCCATCCACTCCGTCGCCCGGAAGTACGCCGCCGGACTCGATGCGATGCCTCACATTTTTGAGGGAAGCTCAGGTGGAGTCGATGCTTTTGGAATCCGTACCTTTGAGCTTCGCATAGCACGGGGAATCCTATAG